In Numenius arquata chromosome 20, bNumArq3.hap1.1, whole genome shotgun sequence, the following proteins share a genomic window:
- the MRTO4 gene encoding mRNA turnover protein 4 homolog — protein MPKSKRDRKVSLTRTPRKGLEAKQALITELRRCVDTYKYIFVFSVANMRNNKLKDVRNAWKHSRIFFGKNKVMMVALGREPSSEYKENLHKVSKHLRGEVGLLFTNRTREEVDEWFSKFKEVDFARAGNKATYGVSLDTGPLEQFPHSMEPQLRQLGLPTALKKGVVTLLSDYEVCKEGDVLTPEQARVLKLFGYEMAEFKVTIKFLWNSETGDFQKLVGDTAEEEEEDDDDDDDDDSNED, from the exons ATGCCGAAGTCCAAGCGGGACCGCAAGG TCTCCCTGACGCGGACGCCCAGGAAGGGGTTGGAGGCCAAGCAGGCGCTGATCACTGAG CTGCGGCGATGCGTGGACACCTACAAGTACATCTTCGTCTTCTCCGTCGCCAACATGAGGAACAACAAGCTGAAGGACGTGAGGAACGCCTGGAAGCACAGCAG gATCTTCTTCGGGAAGAACAAAGTCATGATGGTGGCACTGGGACGGGAGCCGAGCAGCGAGTACAAGGAGAATCTGCACAAG GTCAGCAAACACCTGCGAGGTGAAGTTGGTCTCCTCTTCACCAACCGCACCAGAGAGGAGGTAGATGA GTGGTTCTCCAAATTCAAAGAGGTGGACTTTGCCCGCGCAGGGAACAAGGCGACGTACGGGGTGAGCCTGGACACGGGGCCCTTGGAGCAGTTCCCCCACTCCATGGAGCCTCAGTTACGGCAGCTGGGATTGCCAACGGCGTTAAAGAAAG GAGTGGTGACGCTACTTTCAGATTACGAAGTCTGCAAAGAAGGGGACGTTCTCACCCCGGAACAAGCCCGCGTCCTG AAACTCTTCGGCTACGAGATGGCGGAGTTTAAAGTCACCATCAAATTTCTGTGGAATTCTGAGACGGGAGACTTCCAGAAGCTTGTGGGAGACACagcggaggaggaagaggaggatgacgatgatgatgacgatgatgacaGCAATGAGGACTAG
- the AKR7A2 gene encoding aflatoxin B1 aldehyde reductase member 2, translating to MAAAAAGGARPGVVLGAMEVGRRVGPEASAGLLRAFLQRGYRLLDTAYMYAGGESERILGTLLAGGAGPVEVATKANPWDGKTLKPESVRLQLDTSLERLKRTSVELFYLHAPDHGTPVEETLRACNELHKEGKFKELGLSNYASWEVAEICTICKYNNWVMPTVYQGMYNATTRQVETELFPCLRYYGLRFYAYNPLAGGLLTGKYKYEDKDTRQPTGRFFGNDWAQAYRDRYWKKHNFEGIAIVEKALKDAYGSNAPSLTSAALRWLYNHSKLQGSLGDMVIIGMSSLEQLEQNLDYSQEGPLLPPVVEAFDHAWNLTAHDCPNYFR from the exons atggcggcggcggcggcggggggagcgcggcCCGGTGTGGTGCTGGGAGCCATGGAGGTGGGACGGCGCGTCGGGCCCGAGGCGAGCGCCGGGCTGCTCCGCGCCTTCCTGCAGCGCGGGTATCGCCTCCTCGATACCGCTTACATGTACGCGGGAGGAGAGTCCGAACGCatcctgggcacgctgctggccgGCGGCGCTGGGCCCG tggAAGTTGCCACCAAGGCCAACCCCTGGGATGGGAAGACACTGAAGCCCGAGAGTGTGCGATTGCAGCTGGACACGTCCCTGGAGAGGCTGAAGAGGACGAGCGTGGAGCTCTTCTACCTCCATGCTCCTGACCATGGGACCCCGGTGGAGGAGACCCTGCGTGCCTGCAATGAGCTGCACAAAGAA ggaaAGTTTAAAGAACTCGGTCTATCGAACTACGCCTCTTGGGAGGTGGCAGAAATCTGCACCATCTGCAAATACAACAACTGGGTGATGCCAACGGTGTACCAG GGTATGTACAACGCGACCACTCGCCAGGTGGAAACCGAGCTGTTCCCTTGCCTGAGATATTACGGACTGCGCTTCTACGCCTACAAccccctggcag GAGGGCTGCTGACCGGCAAGTACAAGTATGAGGACAAAGACACACGCCAGCCCACCGGAAGGTTTTTTGGGAATGACTGGGCTCAAGCCTACAGGGACAG GTACTGGAAAAAGCACAATTTTGAAGGAATTGCCATAGTAGAAAAAGCTCTGAAAGATGCTTACGGTTCCAACGCCCCGAGCCTGACCTCTGCTGCCTTGCGCTGGTTGTACAATCACTCCAAACTGCAG GGTTCTCTTGGAGATATGGTGATCATTGGGATGTCCAGCTTGGAGCAGCTAGAGCAGAACCTTGACTACAGCCAAGAGGGTCCCCTGCTCCCGCCCGTCGTGGAGGCGTTTGATCACGCCTGGAACCTGACAGCGCACGACTGCCCCAACTATTTCCGCTAG
- the SLC66A1 gene encoding lysosomal amino acid transporter 1 homolog: MGAGRWGGLPPGNLSHCPNGSRWVMEVFNECARDGWDIASVALGLVSIFCFAAASFPQFYQACKTGIMDRALSIYFLLGWLGGDLLNLIGSFLADQLPLQVYTAVYYVLADLVMLSLYGYYKVKNRGRGLAVPINAAFLFLSLGTLSTVSLLDPGDAAAQEPTRFKGRSLLSAGGDELGPKPFSRSEIVGFTIGSVSSVLYLCSRVPQIYTNYKRKSTVGVSYSLFALVMLGNLLYGLSVLLKNPEPGQGEGDYVLHHLPWLVGSLGVLSLDVVISFQFLAYRKGRAGTHEERDALLGQPGDSLES, translated from the exons ATGGGTGCCGGGCGCTGGGGGGGTCTCCCACCCGGGAATCTTTCCCACTGTCCCAACGGCTCCCGTTGGGTGATGGAGGTGTTCAACGAATGCGCCCGGGACGGCTGGGACATCGCCAGCGTCGCCCTGGGACTGGTTTCCATCTTCTGCTTTGCGGCCGCCTCTTTTCC GCAGTTTTACCAAGCCTGCAAAACGGGCATCATGGACCGAGCTCTCTCCATATATTTCCTGCTGGGATGGCTGGGAGGAGACCTCCTAAACCTCATCGGGTCCTTCCTGGCCGACCAGTTGCCGCTGCAG GTTTACACGGCGGTTTACTACGTGCTGGCAGACCTGGTGATGCTGTCGCTCTACGGCTACTACAAAGTGAAGAACCGGGGCAGAGGAC TCGCCGTCCCCATCAACGcagccttcctcttcctttccctgggGACGCTGTCGACCGTCTCCCTCCTGGACCCGGGTGATGCCGCGGCGCAGGAGCCGACGAGGTTCAAAGGGAGGTCTCTGCTCTCCGCTGGCGGGGACGAGCTGGGGCCGAAG CCTTTCAGCAGGAGCGAGATCGTTGGCTTCACCATCGGCTCCGTCTCCTCCGTGCTGTACCTCTGCTCCCGCGTCCCCCAGATCTACACAAAC TACAAGAGGAAATCCACCGTCGGGGTCTCCTACTCCCTCTTTGCCCTGGTGATGCTGGGGAACTTGCTCTACGGCCTCAGCGTCCTCCTGAAGAACCCGGAGCCGGGACAAGGCGAAGGCGACTACGTcctgcaccacctgccctggCTGGTGGGCAGCCTGGGCGTCCTCTCCCTCGACGTGGTT ATCTCCTTCCAGTTCCTCGCTTATCGGAAAGGAAGAGCCGGTACCCACGAGGAGAGGGATGCTCTTCTGGGGCAGCCGGGTGACAGCCTGGAGAGCTGA